The following proteins come from a genomic window of Coffea arabica cultivar ET-39 chromosome 11c, Coffea Arabica ET-39 HiFi, whole genome shotgun sequence:
- the LOC113718887 gene encoding uncharacterized protein — MDAEQISGGLDYLLGALERLHIQPAFSAPVKDKIPDLHLELRFLKLISLCLRKYKESANEDIMMQSIMMKIQAVLETEIEDVEILTCTLLEKIENLKPEVKDICDVLWDSSLGFMAGGTSDEIMEFIDLILWNMRDLLNWKADHIAASVKKHIKADLEVLCFIGNVVNFTAKRCTDQQKLEVFWTSTQFIVVKEACLSVMYWIDANDENLATMSDDKTYDPKVIEMFVGVLTASKSSQYEKLMLSEIVTSLVDLLQEDLLSPMKAHIAILCEGFVFLIAFLMNPPENFEIEDGNALLAEIDAVIKQVISFICSLYTDENKEDISSEEKVCLSSLKEKIEMVKAEVREFVQITSL; from the coding sequence ATGGATGCTGAACAGATATCGGGTGGTCTTGATTATCTTCTTGGAGCACTTGAAAGGCTACATATTCAGCCAGCCTTCAGTGCTCCTGTAAAGGATAAAATCCCAGATCTTCATTTGGAGTTGAGGTTCCTGAAACTGATTTCTTTGTGCTTGAGAAAGTACAAGGAATCAGCTAATGAGGACATCATGATGCAGTCTATCATGATGAAGATTCAAGCTGTACTGGAAACTGAAATCGAAGATGTGGAGATTCTGACTTGTACCTTGCTtgaaaaaattgagaatttgAAGCCAGAGGTGAAAGATATCTGTGATGTTTTGTGGGATTCTTCGTTGGGATTTATGGCTGGTGGCACGAGTGATGAGATTATGGAATTTattgacttgattttgtggAATATGAGGGATCTTCTGAACTGGAAAGCTGATCATATTGCTGCTTCTGTGAAGAAGCATATCAAGGCTGACCTGGAGGTGCTGTGTTTTATAGGGAATGTTGTCAACTTCACTGCAAAAAGATGCACCGATCAACAGAAACTGGAAGTATTTTGGACTAGTACGCAATTCATAGTGGTCAAAGAAGCATGTTTGTCAGTCATGTACTGGAttgatgcaaatgatgaaaatcTGGCAACTATGTCGGATGATAAGACTTACGATCCAAAGGTCATAGAGATGTTTGTTGGGGTCCTGACAGCATCAAAATCATCCCAATATGAAAAACTTATGCTTAGTGAAATTGTCACAAGCCTTGTTGATTTGCTTCAAGAAGATCTACTGTCCCCCATGAAGGCTCACATTGCAATCCTTTGCGAGGGGTTCGTATTCTTGATAGCATTCCTTATGAATCCACCAGAAAACTTTGAAATAGAAGATGGAAATGCACTTTTGGCAGAAATTGACGCTGTCATTAAACAGGTGATATCTTTTATTTGTTCCCTTTACACTGATGAAAACAAAGAAGATATTTCCTCAGAGGAGAAAGTTTGCCTTTCTAGTTTGAAAGAAAAGATTGAGATGGTCAAGGCAGAGGTTAGGGAGTTTGTCCAGATTACAAGTTTGTAA
- the LOC140004396 gene encoding putative late blight resistance protein homolog R1A-10 — MDDIWDIGAWDSIKRSLPDDDNGSRVMFTSRIPNLVLQAKLNSSPCPLSPLSDEESWELLQEKLFNNNGCPSDLLEVGQKIAKNCKGLPLAVVLVAGILARENNDLEWWNQVQESIGSHIASEGCMDILELSYKHLPHRLRPCFLYFGAFPEAKIIRVQKLMKLWIAEGFIKSDEVKSSNDVAGEYLMDLIDRSLVTTAATSSKGEIKACRIHDLLHDFCLAKAKEENFFQWVHGHDVSYHSPIPKVYDEYRLCISSEWEQFIHSRPAGPGVHSLLVSGARIYSIPLPDTIWEMKSLRHVDIPTMSFRDYENDESCQLQNVETFATPTLTSGKDTEELLRRLPRLRKLKCNFFEIQLDSEDPIGFPALGCLSQLESLNVCNCGDMLIGENDDQFPSFSFPNTLRKLTLENFCLTRDAISAIGQLPNLEVLKLRKSAFLDLKWDMEDGEFIKLKFLQLLEVQIEKWNACSEPFPSLQRLVLINCKGLEEILSIFGDIPTLRIMRVYWCHKATSSAQQIFEEQQDMGNDGFEVYILDD, encoded by the exons ATGGATGATATTTGGGACATTGGAGCTTGGGATAGCATAAAAAGATCACTTCCGGATGATGACAATGGAAGCAGAGTTATGTTCACTAGTCGAATTCCTAACTTGGTTCTGCAAGCTAAACTAAATAGTAGTCCTTGTCCTCTTTCTCCACTCTCCGATGAAGAAAGCTGGGAGCTATTACAAGAGAAGCTATTCAATAACAATGGCTGCCCCTCGGATTTATTAGAGGTCGGACAGAAGATTGCAAAGAACTGCAAAGGCCTACCTCTAGCTGTTGTTTTGGTTGCAGGTATCCTTGCAAGAGAAAATAACGATCTTGAATGGTGGAACCAAGTCCAAGAAAGTATAGGTTCACACATTGCTAGTGAAGGTTGCATGGACATACTGGAATTAAGCTACAAACATTTACCGCATCGTTTAAGACCATGCTTTCTTTATTTTGGAGCTTTTCCGGAGGCTAAAATCATTAGAGTTCAGAAATTGATGAAGCTGTGGATCGCGGAAGGATTCATAAAAAGCGATGAGGTAAAGAGCTCAAATGATGTGGCAGGGGAGTACTTGATGGACCTAATTGATCGAAGCCTAGTAACTACTGCAGCTACAAGTTCCAAAGGAGAAATAAAAGCTTGTCGTATTCATGATCTACTTCACGATTTCTGCTTGGCAAAAgctaaagaagaaaatttttttcagtGGGTACATGGACATGATGTTTCCTATCATTCTCCGATTCCCAAAGTTTATGATGAATATCGCTTGTGCATCAGTAGTGAATGGGAACAATTCATTCATTCAAGACCTGCAGGTCCTGGTGTCCACTCTTTACTGGTGTCTG GTGCAAGGATCTATAGCATTCCTCTGCCAGATACCATTTGGGAGATGAAAAGTTTAAGGCATGTAGATATTCCTACTATGTCTTTCAGAGACTATGAGAATGATGAGTCCTGTCAATTGCAGAATGTAGAGACTTTTGCAACACCAACTCTTACTTCAGGGAAAGACACAGAGGAGCTACTGAGAAGACTACCAAGacttagaaagcttaagtgcaACTTTTTTGAAATACAATTGGATTCTGAAGATCCCATTGGGTTTCCTGCATTGGGCTGTTTAAGTCAACTAGAGTCCCTAAATGTTTGTAACTGTGGGGATATGCTTATTGGTGAAAATGATGACCAGTTTCCATCTTTTAGTTTTCCAAACACTCTTCGAAAGCTGACTCTAGAAAACTTTTGCCTTACAAGGGATGCAATATCAGCAATAGGGCAGCTACCAAATCTTGAGGTTCTCAAACTACGGAAATCTGCCTTTTTGGACCTAAAATGGGATATGGAAGATGGGGAATTCATAAAGCTCAAGTTCTTACAATTATTGGAAGTGCAGATTGAAAAGTGGAATGCCTGCAGTGAGCCCTTTCCCAGCCTACAACGACTTGTTCTGATAAATTGTAAAGGCCTTGAGGAGATTCTATCGATTTTTGGAGACATACCTACCTTGAGGATAATGCGGGTGTACTGGTGCCACAAGGCCACTAGTTCAGCCCAGCAAATTTTTGAAGAACAGCAGGACATGGGAAATGATGGCTTTGAAGTTTATATCTTAGATGACTAG